A window of the Miscanthus floridulus cultivar M001 chromosome 14, ASM1932011v1, whole genome shotgun sequence genome harbors these coding sequences:
- the LOC136505828 gene encoding osmotin-like protein, with amino-acid sequence MARTLVLVAVLLAASAGATTATTLTIHNLCPHPVWPLVTPNSGLPSISDNTARLDPNALLSLTFPPTFWAGRVAARTGCDAAASGCWTGAAPPATIVQVTVHDGGSLDQATYSVSLVDGFNVPVVVSPQAIAGGGQCPALGCPVDLNCDCPPPQRAAEGVACRGPPEYFKNRCPLTRTTPTDVEPVPQSCRAPGELKVVFCQATIVTAAAAAAEGEMVIRSVVADS; translated from the coding sequence ATGGCCAGAACCCTGGTCCTCGTTGCTGTTCTCCTCGCCGCCAGCGCCGGCGCCACGACGGCGACCACGCTGACCATCCACAACCTCTGCCCGCACCCGGTGTGGCCGCTGGTGACCCCGAACTCGGGCCTCCCTTCCATCTCCGACAACACCGCGCGCCTCGACCCCAACGCGCTGCTCTCCCTCACCTTCCCGCCCACCTTCTGGGCCGGCCGCGTCGCGGCGCGCACGGGCTGCGACGCCGCCGCGTCGGGATGCTGGACGGGCGCCGCGCCGCCCGCCACCATCGTGCAGGTCACCGTCCACGACGGCGGGAGCCTGGACCAGGCCACCTACAGCGTGAGCCTCGTCGACGGCTTCAACGTGCCCGTGGTGGTCAGCCCGCAGGCGATCGCCGGCGGGGGGCAGTGCCCGGCGCTGGGTTGCCCCGTCGACCTCAACTGCGACTGCCCTCCTCCGCAGCGCGCCGCCGAGGGTGTGGCGTGCCGTGGCCCACCGGAGTACTTCAAGAACCGGTGCCCGCTCACCCGGACCACGCCCACCGACGTCGAGCCCGTCCCGCAGAGCTGCCGCGCCCCCGGGGAGCTCAAGGTCGTCTTCTGTCAGGCGACCATTGTcacggccgccgctgccgccgcagaAGGCGAGATGGTCATCCGCTCTGTCGTCGCCGACAGCTAG
- the LOC136505824 gene encoding importin subunit beta-1-like, with protein sequence MPLDVTQVLLSAQSADGAIRKHAEESLKQFQEQNLPGFLLSLSSELANEEKPEESRRLAGLILKNALDAKEQHRKNELFQRWLALDAGAKAQIKGLLLQTLTSPVASARSTASQVIAKVAGIEIPQKQWPELIGSLLANIHQVQPNVKQATLETLGYLCEEVSPDAVDQDQVNKILTAVVQGMNASEANSDVRLAATRALYNALGFAQVNFSNDMERDYIMRVVCEATQSPEMKIRQAAFECLVAISSTYYDKLATYMQDIFNITAKAVRGDEESVALQAIEFWSSICDEEIDILDEYSSEFTADSDVPCYYFIKQALPALVPMLLETLLKQEEDQDLDEGAWNLAMAGGTCLGLVARTVGDDIVPLVMPFVEENITKSEWRQREAATYAFGSILEGPSADKLAPLVNVALGFMLSALMKDPSNHVKDTTAWTLGRIFEFLHGSALETPPIITAENCQQILTVLLHSMKDVPNVAEKACGALYFLAQGYVDAGSASPLSPFFQDIVQNLLMVTHREDAGESRLRTAAYETLNEVVRCSTEVTAPIVMQLVPVIMVELHQTLEAEKLSTDEREKRSELQGLLCGCLQVIIQKLGGMESTKYSFLQYADQMMDLFLRVFACRNATVHEEAMLAIGALAYAAGPNFAKYMAQFYQYLEMGLQNFEEYQVCAITVGVVGDLCRALEDKILPFCDGIMTQLLKDLSSNQLHRSVKPPIFSCFGDIALAIGENFEKYLIYAMPMLQSAADLSAHTTATDDEMLDYTNLLRNGILEAYSGILQGFKSSPKTQLLMPYAPHIIQFLDALYNGKDMDDTVMKTAIGVLGDLADTLGVHAGPLINQSTSSLAFLEECLASDDPLVKESAEWARIAISRAVSG encoded by the exons ATGCCACTCGACGTTACTCAAGTTCTCTTAAGTGCGCAATCTGCTGATGGCGCAATTAGGAAACATGCTGAAGAAAGCCTCAAGCAATTCCAGGAGCAGAACCTCCCTGGATTCTTGCTCTCCCTTTCAAGCGAGTTGGCCAATGAAGAGAAACCTGAGGAGAGCCGCAGGTTAGCTGGCTTGATTCTTAAGAATGCACTGGATGCAAAGGAGCAGCACAGGAAGAATGAGCTTTTCCAGAGATGGCTGGCACTGGATGCTGGTGCCAAGGCACAAATTAAAGGATTGTTGCTGCAAACTCTCACATCTCCTGTTGCAAGTGCCAGGTCCACTGCTTCCCAAGTTATTGCCAAGGTTGCTGGCATTGAGATTCCGCAGAAGCAATGGCCAGAGCTTATAGGATCATTGCTCGCAAATATACATCAGGTCCAGCCAAATGTCAAGCAAGCAACTCTTGAAACACTTGGCTATTTATGTGAGGAAGTTTCTCCAGATGCTGTTGACCAAGACCAAGTCAATAAAATACTTACAGCTGTTGTTCAGGGTATGAATGCTTCTGAGGCAAACTCTGATGTGAGGCTTGCAGCTACACGGGCATTGTATAATGCTTTGGGCTTTGCTCAGGTTAACTTCTCGAATGACATGGAGCGTGACTATATCATGAGAGTAGTTTGTGAAGCGACTCAGTCTCCGGAGATGAAGATAAGGCAGGCTGCCTTTGAGTGTTTGGTGGCTATATCATCTACTTATTATGATAAGCTGGCAACATACATGCAGGATATATTTAATATAACTGCAAAAGCTGTGAGGGGAGATGAGGAGTCAGTTGCACTCCAGGCTATTGAGTTCTGGAGTTCCATTTGTGATGAGGAAATTGACATTCTGGATGAGTACAGCAGTGAATTTACAGCTGATTCTGATGTTCCGTGCTACTACTTTATCAAGCAGGCTCTTCCTGCCTTGGTGCCGATGTTGTTGGAAACTCTCCTCAAGCAAGAGGAAGACCAAGATTTGGATGAAGGTGCTTGGAATCTTGCAATGGCTGGGGGAACTTGTTTGGGCCTGGTGGCAAGGACTGTTGGTGATGACATTGTTCCTCTTGTAATGCCTTTTGTGGAGGAGAACATAACCAAGTCTGAGTGGAGACAGAGAGAGGCTGCAACATATGCCTTTGGATCTATCTTGGAGGGGCCATCAGCTGATAAACTGGCTCCTCTTGTTAATGTTGCGTTGGGCTTCATGCTGTCGGCGCTGATGAAGGATCCCAGTAACCATGTAAAGGACACAACTGCTTGGACACTTGGGAGAATCTTTGAGTTCCTTCATGGTTCAGCACTTGAAACTCCTCCTATCATCACGGCCGAGAATTGTCAGCAAATACTTACTGTGCTGCTTCACAGCATGAAGGATGTCCCAAATGTGGCTGAAAAGGCATGTGGGGCCCTCTATTTCCTTGCACAAGGTTATGTGGATGCTGGATCTGCATCACCATTATCCCCTTTCTTTCAAGATATTGTTCAGAACCTTCTTATGGTCACTCACAGGGAGGATGCTGGAGAATCTCGGCTGCGAACAGCAGCATATGAGACCCTAAATGAAGTTGTCAGGTGCTCCACTGAGGTGACGGCCCCTATTGTTATGCAGTTAGTACCTGTGATCATGGTGGAGCTCCATCAGACACTTGAAGCCGAAAAGCTGTCAACTGatgagagggagaagaggagcgaACTGCAGGGCCTCCTTTGTGGTTGCTTGCAGGTCATTATCCAAAAGTTGGGAGGGATGGAGTCAACTAAGTACTCTTTCTTGCAGTATGCTGATCAGATGATGGATCTGTTTTTGAGAGTTTTTGCATGTCGAAATGCCACAGTGCACGAGGAGGCTATGCTTGCTATTGGTGCATTGGCATATGCAGCTGGTCCAAACTTTGCAAAGTACATGGCACAGTTTTATCAGTATTTGGAGATGGGACTTCAGAACTTTGAGGAGTATCAGGTGTGTGCCATTACCGTGGGCGTTGTTGGTGATCTCTGCAGAGCACTGGAAGACAAAATTTTACCCTTCTGTGATGGCATCATGACCCAGCTTCTGAAGGACCTGTCCAGTAACCAGCTGCACAGATCTGTGAAACCACCGATATTTTCGTGCTTTGGTGATATTGCACTGGCAATTGGGGAGAACTTCGAGAAGTATTTGATCTATGCGATGCCTATGCTGCAAAGTGCTGCTGATTTGTCGGCCCATACCACCGCAACTGATGATGAGATGCTCGACTACACCAACCTGCTAAGGAATGGAATCTTGGAAGCCTACTCTGGTATCCTGCAAGGATTTAAGAGTTCACCCAAGACACAACTACTGATGCCATATGCTCCACATATTATTCAGTTCCTTGATGCTCTGTACAATGGAAAGGATAT GGATGATACTGTGATGAAGACTGCAATAGGTGTCTTGGGAGATCTGGCCGACACATTGGGTGTCCATGCTGGCCCGTTGATCAATCAATCCACCTCAAGCTTGGCATTTTTAGAGGAATGCTTGGCATCAGATGATCCTTTGGTGAAAGAATCTGCCGAGTGGGCGAGGATAGCAATCAGCCGTGCAGTTTCGGGTTGA